Proteins from one Xenorhabdus griffiniae genomic window:
- the pyrB gene encoding aspartate carbamoyltransferase, translating into MANPLYRKHIISINDLSRADLELVLQTAAALKANPQTDLLKHKVIASCFFEASTRTRLSFETAIQRLGASVVGFADSSNTSLGKKGETLADTISIISQYADAIVMRHPQEGAARLASEFSGHIPVINAGDGANQHPTQTLLDLFTIQETQGRLENLKIAMVGDLKYGRTVHSLTQALAKFNGNHFCFIAPDALAMPSYILHMLEEKQVSYSLHNNFEDVLPELDILYMTRVQKERLDPSEYANIKAQFVLRAADLMNVKENLKVLHPLPRIDEITVDVDKTPYAYYFQQAGNGIFARQALLSLVLNEDVVIDR; encoded by the coding sequence ATGGCTAATCCGTTATATCGCAAGCATATCATTTCAATTAATGATCTGAGCCGCGCAGATCTGGAACTGGTATTGCAGACGGCCGCTGCATTAAAAGCCAATCCACAGACTGATTTACTGAAACACAAGGTGATAGCGAGTTGCTTCTTTGAAGCCTCCACACGTACCCGTCTCTCTTTTGAGACCGCCATTCAGCGGCTCGGCGCTTCCGTTGTGGGCTTCGCTGACAGTAGTAATACTTCACTGGGTAAAAAGGGTGAAACGCTGGCTGATACCATTTCCATTATCAGCCAATACGCCGATGCAATCGTTATGCGTCACCCACAGGAAGGTGCGGCACGACTGGCTTCTGAGTTTTCCGGCCACATCCCTGTTATCAACGCCGGCGATGGCGCAAACCAGCATCCAACCCAAACGTTGCTCGACCTGTTCACCATCCAAGAAACGCAGGGCAGGCTGGAAAACCTGAAAATTGCGATGGTCGGTGATTTGAAATATGGTCGTACTGTTCATTCACTGACACAAGCATTGGCGAAGTTTAACGGCAACCATTTCTGTTTTATCGCTCCAGATGCACTTGCCATGCCAAGCTATATTCTGCATATGCTGGAAGAAAAACAGGTGAGTTACAGCCTCCACAATAACTTTGAAGATGTGTTGCCCGAACTGGATATTCTGTATATGACCCGTGTCCAGAAAGAGCGTCTTGACCCTTCAGAATATGCCAACATCAAGGCTCAGTTTGTCCTGCGCGCGGCGGATCTGATGAATGTTAAAGAGAACCTGAAAGTCCTACACCCGCTGCCACGTATTGATGAAATTACGGTAGATGTCGATAAAACACCATACGCTTACTACTTCCAGCAAGCAGGAAATGGCATTTTTGCCCGTCAGGCATTATTATCGCTGGTATTGAATGAAGATGTTGTTATAGACCGCTAA